From Manihot esculenta cultivar AM560-2 chromosome 18, M.esculenta_v8, whole genome shotgun sequence:
tttattttcatcatcATCACTAGCCTTATAAGTTTGAATCTTCATGGGTTTTCTTGTttcatctttttattttaaattttcttccCTTTAATTCCAAAACCTAATTCTAAAATAGAACTTggcattaattaattatatgcaACAAATCCATTACACTAGAAGGGCATACCAGATATAATTAGAGTCATTGATGACCCAACCCTGCTACATAAATATTAGACAAGGAAACATTTCACAatggagaaagagagagagagaggtctAATTGCATTCCATGATTGTTACTTAATTAGGGCTGCCCTCATCACTTGAGAGATAGGGATTCTGGTTCAATTTTCACTACAGCTTAAGACCCTTCAGCCTGCATGGAATTTAAGAGATATTAGCCATGAACAATCATAGCACTAAATGCCTAAAAATTCTTCCCATCCCTTGAAAGATATATATAATATCACTGAGCCGGTTTATTAAtggataaaattttcaataaatatttactCTATTTATAAAATCGAATCGTGTTGAATCATATTATCGGTTATTAATATCGCATTTATTTATCTGCTTgaaatgaaaagagaagtgggaTGTTCATATAGACAAGTAAACATATACCTTCGTTCTTCATCCGCGTAGTTATTGTAGGTTTCGCCAGTTTTTCTGTAATTAGGCAAAGGAACTTGGCCAGCTTCAATCTGCCTCACATCTTCAACCAACAACTCATAATGCCTCTTCACTTCCTCGACGGTTTTGCCACCCACAGCTCTGGCTAGATTATGCCAACGATCAGGAGTGTCCTTGTCGTAGATAGCCAAAGCATTCTCAAACAATTTGTTTTGCTTTGGAGTCCAAGACGAGCCTGAGGCCATGGCAAATGGTAAACAGATAGAGAGAAGATAGCTACTAAGAGAAAACGAAATAATGTGAATACAATAAAAAGCTAGAATATGCACAGAGAAGTTGGTGGTATGAGCAAAGAGCGTGTGCCATTGCTGCTATTTATAGgaggaagagaaagaaaaagtagGGTGGTTGGTGGGCCTTTGGCCTTTTCTATTTTGCTTTTCTTTGCGAATCAATGGATTAATTCTTAAAACCTCTTGCTACTCTTTGATTTCCAGTTAATTATGAGGATTATCATGCATGTTTAGACTTTAATGGCAAAGCTAGATCTCATTACTTTCAATTTCCTGCTTTTATTACAGCACTTGTTGCTAAAATTCTTTGTTACCTGGGATTTCCATTTGTCTTGTACTCAAAATGAGAGCTATTCAGCTTCTCAGCACACTATATTTGCATTCAATGGTCGCATAGTGTGATGCACTTACAAATGGCATAGACAACAGTCACATGAAAAGCACATAATGGTGTCATTAATATCTCTGGCAAACcagcattttcttttattttgtcttGGTAATAACTAAAAGCAACGTGATTTTCATTACTTGGCTACTTAACTAGGTTTCCAAAACCCACATAAAAAAGATCAACTTGCTAGAAGGTGTACTTGAGCTGTATATTTTTTTCTGGTTCTTTGAAAAATTTTTGTACGTTTTTATTTCTTCGGTTAGTGTGTACAGAAAAATTTACTGAAAAAAAGTGGCTATATATTCGATTTTTACACATAAAAACTTTATATATATTAGATATTTTTacacatttatattttaatcttaattaatatattagatataaaaaattgtgttaaaatattatttattaatattaattattttaataattgataGTTATTTTGATTGTAGTTGGCtaaaaattaaacataattCACTCTCCTAATTTCTATTTTAATCTAtgtttataatattttgatTAAGTCTAAAAACTAagtattaatttcaaaattatctCGGAAACGGGTATTATTAGAACACTCACCTATAATTTTAAAGTCATGTAGGCCGTTGACGATTAGAATTCAAATTCTAATTATTAGCAAAGTGAGTTTGAatcgtaaaaaaaaaaaagaaaacacttTCTTTTAGAAGTTAATTGCCCAAAAAAAGAACTTGTTTTTAGGATTTAATTATCTCATTACGCTTGCCGCAAGATTGTGGGAATATACTCttcagaattaaaaaaattatatatagcaATGCTATGActtttcagaaaaaaattgaattgaaatttaaGGGAGAACCGCAGAATTGTGGCAATATACTCttcagaataaaaaaaatcacatacaAGAAATTTGGATTGAAATTTAAAGGAgaatataaaagaatatataaattttccGGTAATATATTAACACTTAAAATATCTTATAGTCTTTCTACATGGATTTTTTACTTTCCATTTTCACAACTTATTTGAACAaggtataaaattatttttataacactAATCACATGGAATAAGTGGAGTGCAAGTTAATTCAGCAGCTGTCGTCTTGCAATATTCACGGGTCTTGGTGTGAAAATTTTCAGGATGAGATAATGTCAATCGAGAAAGAAACACTTCTGCAAAATTAGGCAATTTTGTGTTTCTTGTCAACTTTCAAACGCACTGTTAgttctttctctcttctcaacaaCCTTCCAAAACATATTTAGCTGGCTACAAGAGTTTCGCGTACAATTATAACAATTTTTTACATGCAaacgtttttttttctttctttcatttaattttattacggAGAATTTAGTCAGCAGGTGGGCTTCAGAGAGCTGGTATACGCATctgtataaaatatatataaaataagattCTTCTTCAGGCCTTtaggtttttcttttttacttattATCGTACGCTTATCACGCTTATCATCTGTAGAGTTTCCGATTTACTCTCTAAGGGTGGTCATGAAAATCACTTAAAATTCATTCAAATAACATAGAGAGACTTCATATTAATTTCTTGAACAAGGGTATCTAAAGTAGTGAAGTGATGGTGAGGGTTCTTTATCTCTAAACAACCCTAAGAGGAAAAGTTTACAGCTGTGGGAATTGTCCTGGTTCCCATAATTACCATCGAAGCAACCATTAGCGAGGCATGCAGTTTGTACGTTTACTTCTCCCAAGTAAAGATTCGAGATGGTGAACAGTAGGTCATATGTTCATTTCCTTTCTGATAGGTATTATTCAAAAGATATTGTCATGTGACACGAATcccttttcttgttttcaagtaGAAACAATAAGTGAAGACACATCTCCACTTCTGCAAGTACAGTATTGTAAACAAGCAAATTCATGAAAATTCTTTTTGGTTTGTAGTGATGAGTTTTGAACCGCAAATGTAGATCTTGGTTCATTTTCTAATCCTTTTTAGAGACTAGATAGAGATACAGCTGTATGCATGCAGCACTCAACCAACCAAGAGATAAGGCTTGTGCATCTGTTGTTATGCTTTGCTTCCGGCTCGCCTCAATGGTGATTCTGATCATTCCAACTTGATTGCATCACACCAATAAGCGATTATCGTATAGACGGTGTCTGccatttgaaaatttttgcAGGTTCTGGGTTGCTTCAGTCCTTCCGAGAGAGATTTATTACTAATATATAGTCATCCGCCATGAATTAAGGCTAAACACATATGAATTTATCCAACACTTCTGCAAAATTAGGTGTTTTCTGTCAAATTTCAAATGTATGTACTGTTAGTTTCTTACTTTcttgtcaagcacaattctctTTATGCGAATCATTTTTCGTTTAGTTTAACATggaaaattaaatcaatagaTGCCTGGCCATAACTATAAGTATATATGCAATACGTTCTGGCAAGAAATTTACAAATACCCAACGAATTTTCACATCACGTATGGATGAATTCACAATACACAAGAATTGTCGTTttcatttaatttgctttttttctcatttcatGTAGATCGTTTAACTCTATATAGCATTCATGAAAAAGAGcagttaattaaaattattcaaaataataaacATGACTTAacaatttatcaattaatttatttcaaaatttaagattacacatattaaacaaaaaataataacaaccaAGTGCTAAACAACTAATTATTAGTTTAAGCTGAGAGAATTTTGATTTCAGTACTTTATCATCACCAATAGATTAGACAACACAAGAAATCTTtcgagaaaaaagaaaaggacaaGACAAGAATTTGTCGACTTGTTCTACAGATATAACACTGCCCTCTAGTGATTGGATCTCCAAAGTTATACAAGTTTATGTTGACCTCCTTTAAACCTGAAAATAACCTGtacaacttttattttttttataaaaaaaaaaactctgcaACTTTTAAAGGGATTGTATAAAACAATATCAGACGATATGGTTTACCTGTTATATATAAATGGCAATGATTGTTGATATCCCATAGCttataacataatttaatttttctacaattaaaaattattttttacaattattctaaatgtaaaaaatatcaaaaatattctcattaaaaatatttcttatgaACCAAACAGTGCACTATTTAATATTCTTATCATCCGCGTGCAATTTAGTAGAATTTATTTATCAGGATTACCTTGCCTTTCTTCTCCAAAGCTTTAGGCTttggcaaaagaaaaaaaaattaaaaaaaaaagctttaggCCATTTTTGTTTCGTAGTGTGGACCTTGATTTGCAAGTTGGAGCTCGAATGATGAGCTATAGAGAGAGGGAAGATGAGTGTCGGCGTAGTTTCCTCCGTCAATAGCTAGTTGATTCCCATGGTCCCTCGTGCAAGTTGGTGGACTACTGGCCTTTAGGTCTTCGCCAACGGCGATTTTCGACCTTTAAGGATTCTTCATAAAAGTTTGGAGAGTCATTTTGTGTCCACCACAATTCACCACATTCTTTCCATTTAAGGATACGAATAACGAAACTGCCGAATCATATTGACCTTTCTGGAGGAAATTCCCCCATTGGAACCTGCAAGTGCTggggtttttttaaaaaatatacaaatataaAAAGAGAATCAAGGAGGGAAAGAATCCCAAGcgataagaagaaaaaaaatatatatatatatatatatatgttcctTGAAAGAAATCAGACCGTGGATTCTCCTTAACTATGCTGTATTGGTAGATACTGAGCTTTGGCGTTCCCCAGGTTTGCGAGGGCTTGGACTTCGTTTCGGTCCTTTTTCATGACGAGAAAACAATTAAAAACAatgaatggaaaaaaaaattaaaaacaatgaACGTATCATTTTGGATCCGTTAATGAATTTAAAGATTAActtgtagattttttaaaatgttaataatattttaatataatttaaaaaaaaattgaaaaccaATTAGTGGATTAAGTTCATAATATTTAAACAATATAGATGAAATAATTGGCtgtgtattaaaaaaaaaaaaaaaaacagtatcACACACTTGAAAGGGAAAGAAGAGACATTGCCACAAGTGTTCTTATTGCTATATATATCTTATAAATGGACCTAAAGTTAGACCAAAGATTCATGGCAAATAGGCCCATGCAAGTCCTTAGCCCAATGCCATTAGTTGCTGCAAGTCCCAATCGCATGAGCGCCAACATTATCATAGAACTCATTACTATAAAAAGTGTTTACATTATATAAAGAGtatatgtaattaaaataatttatacataatttattatacattttttatttttaaattatttaaactcctTATTATGTAAATTCAATTCTATAAgaattataactttttaatgCTCTTAAttgtatagaaaaaaaaaaaaagtcacctATCACTTTCTTTAAATGTACTTGTCTTGAAactctataaaatttaatgaattttttaaaaaaattactatacgAATTTTAGTgaaatgaattatttaattttataattataaaatttaattaaaatatttctcgtaattataaaatacaactattaaatttttttattaaaaattattaattattttcgttaattttttataaaatttctaaaattatccTTGTCCCGCTAATTCAATCTAGTATCAAAACACGTGTAATCCTTTATTAGTTTCAGCCTTATTCAATCCCTTTATTCTCTTctgtaaaacttttattttttcataatcatttttttcaagttttatactaataaaaaattcttaaaatcaataaaattggtAAACTatcaatgaaattttaatttgtaaaatgcAATTCATAAacacaatttaaaattaatctatttttttatatttatttttcaatataaatatagaaaaataatttaaactgaTAAACAATCACTGCTTATCGACCGTTGCTCATTGTGATGCAATAATAAATGCCAATGAGTCTTATGGATTTAAGATGGTTACAAAGATATTAGGTGTGTGATTGGTGAGAACTTGCGGCTACCAATTCAATTGAGAACTAATGGAAGCAATTTTGTGATGATCGATGAAGTTCAACGATGATTTACTGATAGAGAGTGAGAAGTAAGGGAAATGATTTACCGATTCAAGGTGAGAATTAAGAAGAAACCCatgataaataaagaaaaaaatgatataTGGAGAACAGAAAAGAGGAGAATGACACATCAATGGTGGAGAGCACAGCCAAGGAAATGATAAATGGTTGAGAAGTTTGATGGCaagttaaaatttcaataatttgtTAGAATTCAAGGAGTTGGATGGCATGGTGAAGCTGCCTTTTtagcagaggagatgggtgagcTTGAAGAGAAAGCCACAGACGAAAGGAGGAGAAAagatgggagagaaaaagagagaagttAGGGgttttaataaatgaatttgACTGGAGTATTTTTATCATTTCCTAATCCTCTCTATTTTAACTAATGATTCTACCAATAGACTAACAAAATATTTTACAGAAGGATTTAATtgctatatttataaaaatataaggaatattttaattaaaatttatgattataaagattaaataattaatttcgttaaaatttaaaaattttataataattttttataaattttatcatatttattaacacattttaatttaatagtgtgagtatatatatttattattaaattttaacattaattataattaaataaatttagagaaaaCATCTATTTTAAAGCAATCCTTACATGAAAACTCGACTATTTAGCACTCTCTTTTATTGATTGaaatgtatttattatattaattattattttttattttcaattaattcttaattattatatattttaataaataaaataaaaagcttGAACATTTATCTTTTCAAATGACTTGTAGCCAGCATTTCTCGTTGAAGATTTATATTGCAAACATAAAAACTCAATATCAGGCTACATGGAAATTTATCTAGAGGCTCTCATCATCTACTTTTCAATTTGTTTATTTCGCTCTAATTTTCTAGATagaggctttttttttttaattttttattttttttaattctatctCTTCAAATTAAAGAATTCAATCAACCATATTATATATGATTTATGCATAAAGTCATATAtgcttaaataataattaattaaaatttacatataaTTCATACTCATAAACTTAGTCTGATGGTAAGtgtatttgagtaaatttaAGAGGTCTCAGATTCTACTTctctaattttcaatttttattttaaaagaaaaatttacaTATATCTCAATATATGTTAATGTGATTAATTCAtctatttctttaatttatttaagattGCCCCGTTTAAgccttaatttatataattggaAAATTGATTCATAGTTGTTTAGAATAATTTAACATATACTAGTATTCGTCATTATGATTCATCAatgcatttatatatataattaatcaaATTCAACTTAACAATATTGAAAAAATTcacataattataaaaatttaaatttaaatttaaatttaaatttaaattttaaataattccaATATGTAGTATAGCTTGTTTTGTAAAATCATTTATAATAGCCAAcaagaattaattaattgtaattTGCACAAAGTTATTTATAGATGAGATTAAATCGGACCAATGATGAGTTTGAAATCAGAACAAAATCAAAAGTTgatcaatttaaattgaaattgaaattcaattaaaattgataCAGTATTCTAATGTATGTTGGATCAGTCAATTcagttttaaaatataaaaacaaaattaaaattaaatatctcatttatttaatttgtactaaaatcatattttcttcttaaaaaataaaaacacacaaatttaaaaatataattcaacAACTATCAAAACAGTACCAATTTTAACGGTAtctttgatatatatatatatatatatttagttatttatttatatttaaaatttaaaaaataagatttaccgtgtaagtttggttgaaaaatatgatatttttctttttttattcctttttcttttgtctgctagtgacgtctaaTCGTCTTTCTGTTACAGTGTTACCTATCTCTATCACTCAAATCCGTATGCACAAATGTGTCAGGGTCCTCTTCACATCAGGTGACCATGTAATTCCTCCCGGTGCGTATGAAAACATGGTTGCGAAGTGATTGGGTCTGCTCTCCTACCTCTTATCACATTATCAGGCTAAACTTCCTTCATATGAGTCCACACGTATGCCTGTCCGATCTGCTTTTCATCTCCGGACTGGAACACGCCGCGTGGGGCTGATttgctttggaagaggtttggTGGATCTTGAGTCTGCGTTTTTCTTTAAAGTCTGGTCTTACCTCTAGATGTAAAAAGTCTGACAgtcataaaatatatatatatatatacgaacatgataataataattttaaaaattttttctctttaaCTTTCGACGCAAGTTTCCCTATGTGGTCCCTTTGTACCTCGATACTCTCGCCTTTTCCTCTTTCTTAAACCTAATTTCTCCTTTCCCATTCTCCATGGaagacgatctgcgtcaattgactattgaTGAAGAATAagatgttgttgtccctattaagagctcCAGAGACATTCCGAtcatcacttatgatttctgtatgatggggatgtttctcacatacaatccaatcaattttcagaatatgcagacctctTTGGCAAGTTTATAGCATATTTTAGAGGGTATATCTATTATGCAATTAGAGTAAAAAAGATATttgttttagttttttaataatgttgattttggAAATATAGGGAATGGGGGTCCTACAATCGATTCCTGCTTGTTTGGAATGAGATACAAGGTAATGAAAATCCTCTCCATATCCCTCTAACTCATTCTGATTTTTGGATTCTGATTAAAGACCTCCCTTCTAGTTATTATAATGAGACGTTGGCTAAATTCGTCGGAAATTTTGTTGACCACTATAAAgagtatgatatgaaaaatgctTCGACTATGTCGCTGAACCCTATGAGAGTTAAAGTTCGTTTGGACATTCGACAATCTTTGAAACAGTGGAAGAAGTTTATTGGAGACGATGGTACTGTATTTTCTGTGAAGTTTCAATATGAAAAGCTGACTATTTTTTGCTATCTATGTGGAAAACCGGGTCATGTAGAGACTTTCTATGACTTGCGGCCGAGGTTGAAGAAAGAAGATATGAAAGTTTGATTGAGGTGATTTCCTCAGAGCACCTGTTCGTCGGAACCAGAAACCGACAAGCCTGTGGCTGCGTGATTTTGGCAATTCTGTTCCGCCTGGATTTGTGGCAGGATTGACATCAACTAGCAATTTTGAAAACACTAATTTGACAGCACATAATAGGCATTTCTCCTTATTTGGCAAAAGTCAACCCATTGTAAATAAGGAGACTGAGGACTATATTATGGACATGGACAAGAATTCTGTGGGCCAAGATAGTTCTGATAAGCTTGATGAGGAGATTGCAGCCCGAATAAATGATAATACTAAAAAAAGGCCAAGAAACACTAAACATAACGTTGTTACAAGTTTTCCTTCCTCTCAACAGGATATCTCTAACAACACCCCTGTgaatgttaatttgacaggCAACAGTGAAACGGCTCATCCCGTCAAAAGTCGGGATAGCAAAAAATAATGATCGT
This genomic window contains:
- the LOC110607080 gene encoding protein RADIALIS-like 3, which codes for MASGSSWTPKQNKLFENALAIYDKDTPDRWHNLARAVGGKTVEEVKRHYELLVEDVRQIEAGQVPLPNYRKTGETYNNYADEERRLKGLKL